One window of the Oncorhynchus clarkii lewisi isolate Uvic-CL-2024 chromosome 19, UVic_Ocla_1.0, whole genome shotgun sequence genome contains the following:
- the LOC139375530 gene encoding G-protein coupled receptor 183-A-like has protein sequence MNASSGNNTQLSWYVCIDHGYAVQMLFGAAQALCFLLGTPALVWCLWLCLSGSLCGGVKPTQIFPVNLFVVELVFCVECLLEVISYLLIWNSTMLRQAVYFLYIVSWTCRPLLQSCICVERYLAVAQPVTFLKYRLRRYRVVCSTIVWVLSLTHACFPIALIGFKKTAAHVLISVYCLGVVVISLCCFFILRVLKQPGPGEVEGGRGGEKKQGMTDPHKMRAFGIILSKLVIILTCSILVVVGWATLSSSLEITCNVFPMLMIVNIFSVLVSPLMHLYREGRLSCRRGPETH, from the coding sequence ATGAATGCCTCTTCAGGAAACAACACACAGCTCAGCTGGTATGTTTGCATTGACCATGGCTATGCTGTGCAAATGCTGTTCGGTGCTGCCCAGGCCCTGTGCTTCCTCCTGGGGACGCCAGCCTTGGTCTGGTGCCTCTGGCTCTGTCTGAGTGGAAGTCTCTGTGGAGGTGTCAAACCCACCCAGATCTTCCCTGTTAACCTGTTTGTAGTGGAACTGGTGTTCTGTGTCGAGTGTCTCCTTGAGGTGATCAGCTACCTACTCATCTGGAATTCTACAATGTTACGTCAGGCTGTGTATTTCCTCTATATCGTCTCCTGGACCTGCAGGCCCCTGCTCCAgagctgcatctgtgtggagAGATACCTGGCGGTGGCCCAACCTGTGACATTCCTCAAGTACAGACTCCGGAGGTACAGGGTGGTGTGTTCAACCATTGTCTGGGTGTTGTCACTCACTCATGCATGTTTCCCTATCGCTTTAATTGGTTTTAAAAAAACAGCAGCTCATGTGCTCATTAGTGTCTATTGCCTTGGAGTGGTCGTCatttctctctgctgcttcttcatcctgcgtgtgctgaagcagcctggtccaggagaggtagagggaggcagagggggagagaagaaacaggggatgacagaccCACATAAGATGAGAGCTTTTGGGATCATCTTATCCAAGTTGGTGATCATCTTGACGTGCTCCATTCTGGTGGTTGTTGGTTGGGCTACTCTGTCATCTAGTCTTGAAATCACCTGCAATGTATTCCCCATGTTAATGATTGTCAACATCTTCAGTGTCCTGGTCTCACCCCTGATGCACCTCTACAGAGAGGGAAGGCTGTCATGCCGAAGAGGGCCAGAGACACATTAG